A region of Salvia splendens isolate huo1 chromosome 17, SspV2, whole genome shotgun sequence DNA encodes the following proteins:
- the LOC121775336 gene encoding mitochondrial outer membrane protein porin 2-like: MSKGPGLFTDIGKKAKDLLTRDYLSDHKFSVSTYSESGLALTTSTVKKGGYSSGDVAAQYAYKNTSTDLKVDTDSNISATFTVADIIPSSKTIANLKYPNYESGKLEFQYFHPHASLTAAVGLNQTPPLDFSVTLGTPTFALGAEAGYETTSGKLIKYTAGITVTKPDSSASVILGDKGDTIKASYIHYLDELKRSAAVGEITRKFSTNQNTFTVGGSCAVDSLTQVKVKLDNHGTLAATLQHQVIRKSLVTISSEFDTKSLDKTPKFGVSLALKP, encoded by the exons ATGAGCAAGGGACCGGGACTCTTTACAGATATCGGCAAGAAAGCCAAAG ATCTGCTGACTAGAGATTATCTCTCTGATCACAAATTCTCCGTCTCCACCTACAGTGAATCTGGATTG GCCCTCACAACATCCACAGTGAAAAAGGGAGGTTATTCATCTGGTGATGTGGCAGCTCAGTACGCATATAAGAATACTTCTACAGATCTGAAAGTTGATACTGATTCAAAT ATCTCAGCCACTTTCACTGTTGCTGATATTATTCCTTCATCAAAGACCATTGCGAACCTGAAATATCCCAATTATGAGTCCGGAAAG CTAGAATTTCAGTACTTCCATCCTCATGCATCCCTCACTGCAGCTGTTGGTCTGAACCAAACTCCTCCACTTGATTTCTCTGTCACCCTTGGTACTCCCACCTTTGCTTTGGGTGCAGAGGCAGGTTATGAAACCACTTCTGGAAAGTTGATAAAATACACGGCTGGAATCACCGTGACAAAGCCGGATTCATCTGCTTCAGTAATTCT GGGTGATAAAGGAGATACCATTAAGGCATCATACATACACTACCTTGATGAATTGAAGAGGAGTGCTGCTGTGGGAGAAATCACCCGAAAATTCTCCACAAATCAGAACACATTTACAGTGGGAGGATCTTGCGCTGTTGACAGCCTGACACAAGTGAAAGTGAAGCTTGATAATCATGGTACACTAGCTGCTACTTTGCAGCATCAGGTCATTCGCAAATCTCTCGTGACCATATCCAGTGAATTTGACACTAAGTCCTTGGACAAGACTCCCAAATTTGGCGTATCGCTCGCTCTGAAGCCTTGA
- the LOC121773439 gene encoding 60S ribosomal protein L26-1-like produces MKYNPRVSSSRRKSRKAHFTAPSSVRRVLMSAPLSGDLRSKYNARSMPVRKDDEVQVVRGTYKGREGKVVQVYRKKWVIHIERITREKVNGSTVNVGIHPSKVVITKLRLDKDRKSLLDRKAKGRAVADKDKGTKFTAEDIMQTID; encoded by the coding sequence ATGAAATACAACCCACGAGTCTCTTCCTCCCGCCGCAAGAGCCGGAAGGCTCACTTCACGGCGCCTTCCAGCGTCCGCCGCGTGCTGATGAGCGCGCCCCTCTCCGGCGACCTCCGCTCCAAGTACAACGCGCGGTCGATGCCGGTGCGCAAGGACGACGAGGTGCAGGTGGTCCGCGGCACCTACAAGGGGCGCGAGGGCAAGGTGGTGCAGGTGTACCGCAAGAAGTGGGTGATCCACATCGAGCGCATCACGCGCGAGAAGGTGAACGGATCCACCGTCAATGTTGGAATCCACCCCTCCAAGGTCGTCATCACCAAGCTCCGTCTCGATAAGGACCGCAAGTCGCTCCTCGATCGCAAGGCTAAGGGACGCGCTGTTGCTGACAAGGATAAGGGCACCAAGTTCACGGCTGAGGACATTATGCAGACCATCGATTGA
- the LOC121774218 gene encoding uncharacterized protein LOC121774218: MECQEVRELDHDQEQQEQGQSGWQRFLLQRSKAGVLPRGSFTEAAKRFGIHKRTTLRIWKVSKQQMDRWEPVIMRNRASGYQHKDKLMLDEEKFRNLSMLERSTIRKVASKIEVSKSTIGRFIKSRQLKPHTSAIKPTLTEANKLARMKWCLSHIQPTLEEGKLLYHSMHNIVHIDEKWFYMTKTSDRYYLLPDGDVPYRSCKSKRFITKVMFMAAVSRPLFGSDGETIFDGKIGLFLFTEEVPAQRSSKNRPNGIIETKPIQSINKEVMTTCLLNQIIPTIKAKWPANASKKIFIQQDNAKPHLRAADQPFESLASTDGFEFHLISQPPNCPDTNVLDLGYFRAIQSLQDDKIATNVDDLLRNVFTSFEELSPQTLNRVFITLQSCLTAILQVHGKNDYNISHLNKDRLQRTGGLPLQLQVEEGLVRESLEYLKLPENNTGDTYDIGHLNHVLGY, translated from the exons ATGGAATGTCAGGAGGTCAGAGAGTTGGACCATGATCAGGAGCAGCAGGAGCAAGGGCAAAGTGGATGGCAGCGG TTTCTTCTACAGCGAAGTAAGGCTGGAGTGCTGCCAAGAGGTTCATTTACTGAGGCAGCCAAGAGATTTGGCATCCATAAAAGGACAACATTAAGAATTTGGAAGGTCAGCAAGCAGCAAATGGACAGATGGGAACCTGTTATAATGAGGAACAGAGCATCAggttatcaacacaaagataaaCTTATGCTAGATGAAGAAAAGTTTAGAAACCTGTCTATGCTTGAGAGATCAACCATAAGGAAGGTTGCTTCTAAGATAGAAGTAAGCAAGTCAACAATTGGTAGATTCATTAAGAGTAGACAGTTAAAACCGCATACAAGTGCTATCAAGCCTACATTGACTGAAGCCAACAAACTTGCAAGGATGAAATGGTGTCTTTCTCATATTCAGCCAACATTAGAAGAAGGTAAACTTCTTTACCATTCAATGCACAACATAGTTCATATTGATGAGAAATGGTTCTACATGACAAAGACATCAGACAGATATTACCTTTTGCCGGATGGGGATGTGCCGTATAGGTCCTGTAAGTCCAAGAGATTCATCACTAAAGTGATGTTCATGGCTGCTGTCAGTAGGCCACTGTTTGGTAGTGATGGGGAAACCATATTTGATGGTAAAATAGGCTTATTCCTGTTCACAGAGGAAGTACCAGCCCAAAGAAGTTCTAAGAACAGGCCAAATGGGATAATTGAGACCAAGCCTATTCAATCCATCAACAAGGAAGTCATGACAACCTGTCTTCTAAACCAG ATTATACCAACAATCAAGGCCAAATGGCCAGCCAATGCAAGCAAGAAGATTTTCATCCAACAAGATAATGCCAAACCTCACCTAAGAGCTGCTGATCAACCGTTTGAATCACTTGCTAGTACTGATGGTTTTGAATTCCATCTAATTAGCCAACCACCCAACTGCCCAGACACAAATGTGTTAGATCTAGGGTATTTTAGGGCAATACAATCACTTCAAGATGACAAAATTGCCACCAATGTAGATGACTTGCTGAGGAATGTGTTTACCTCATTTGAAGAACTCTCACCACAAACACTCAATAGAGTATTTATCACACTACAAAGCTGTCTGACAGCAATACTACAAGTGCATGGGAAGAATGACTACAACATCTCTCACTTAAACAAGGACAGATTGCAAAGAACAGGAGGGCTGCCCTTACAACTTCAAGTTGAAGAGGGTTTGGTAAGAGAGAGTTTGGAGTACCTAAAGCTGCCTGAAAACAACACTGGAGACACCTACGACATAGGGCATCTTAACCATGTTTTAGGGTACTAG